The DNA window GCAAGGGAGATGTGCTATCATTATTATTCCAATGACGGCAAGATGGATTTGGACATGCTGGACGAATGGATAGAGATATTGTCCCGAATGGTAGGGTTTGAGAATCACGCTGTAAAGATGAGCTATCTGCAAAAACGCATCAAAATGCGCAAAGTGGTGTTTTTGGGCGCGACGGGCAAAGGGCATCTTAGCAGGCAGGACATAAAACATATTTGCAAAAGCTACGGTTTTTTGGAAAATCAAATAGAAATAAGGGACGACTATTCCAAGCTGCCCAACCTAAAACTTGACAACCTAAAAAACGATAGGCGGTATTTGGGAATTGTGGTGGGCGCCATTCCGCATAGCATAAAAGGCGTTCCCAACGGCAACCTATTTCAATATCTGGAAGACAACGCCTGCGACTTTCCGCCTGTAAGGGTGTGCAAGGACTCAAATGACGCTCTAGGCTTTTCAGCTAGCGCGGTAAAAAAAGCGCTTTCAGAGCTTATCAGGCTTGCGGCCAATACATAAAATAAAGCGGTCTAAAAAAAATTGACCGCTTTTTTGGTTGTTTATCTTTGTAATATTTTCGTTTTTTTAATTGTTTAACCTAAAAGTCGCTGTTTATTTAATACGGGCAAGCTTTGCCTATTTCAATATGCTTACCCGCCAAAACAACAAGCGGCCGTTTTTTATTCAAACACCGTTAGGTTTTCGCCCGCCAAAATCTTGCCGTTTTGGCTAGTTATTATATTATTGTCAAGCCCGTATCTTATAGCCCGCCTGATCTGCCTTAAGCCCTCTTCGGTCTTTTTGGCGCCGAAAATATTAAAAACTTCTTCCTCTAGGGCCTCTTTGGGCAAACTTATTTGGTTTTGGACTATATACCTTACGGCGTTGATAATCTCATAGACGCTTATGTCGTCCATATTGCGGTTGCTGTTGACGCGGTAAATATTATATTTCTTTTTGTTAGCGCCCTTTTTCCAATAAAAGACATTATTGCCTTCTATTTCGCTGTCGCATTTGATATGGTCCAAAACATGCCGCATCTGCGCCTCTATCCTGGAGCCCGAGCGCGTAATTCCGCTTGAGGCCAAAACCCTTTTCAAAATTACGCGATAGCTTACGGGATATTCTGCGTCAATAATCATTTTGGTTATTCTAATAAGATGAGGTTGGTTAAGCTCTGTGGAAAAATACGAACTCGGTATAATCTTTTGGGGCACCGCCGCCGCTTTATATTCGGCTTGCAAAGCGTTTTGGACAACGGCTTCTTTTAAATCGTCTTCTGGAGTGTCTATAATATCAATATCATCCTCGTCGTCTATAATAACGCCGCCCGCCTTTCTTAGGCTTTCTATCTTTTTAACGATTTTATTTATCACTTTTTCAGGGCTGTCCCAAAAATCCAGCGACCAAACCCTCATAATATTCCAGCCAAGCTTTTTTAAGACGTTAAAGGGCGATATTTCGCGGTCTTTAACGGTCTTTACCTTGGAATAGCCGATGCTGTCGCACATAACGCCCAAGATAAACTTGTCGGGATTGTCGGGGTCTTTTATGGCGACATTAATCTTATAGCCCGAAGTGCCGTAATTAACCAGGCCGTCATAGCCTTTTTGTCTTAGCATATTGACCATTTGCTCTTCCAAGCCTTGTTTGGATACTTGCAAATGGCTTGCCTTATAACTCAAAGCGTCTTGGCCTTTTTGGGCGTATTCCAAAAACCCTCTCAAAGCTTTGACGCCTTGGGCGGTAGTGGCGGCGGGGTTAATCATATCGTAAGTTATGCTTGAAAACACCACCATTTCATATTTGGCTCTTGACACCGCGACATTGAGCCTTCGCCAGCCGCCTTCGCGGTTTAACGGGCCGAAGTTAAGGCTTAGCTTGCCCCGCGCGTCTTTGCCGTAACATACCGAAAATAAAATCACATCGCGCTCGTCGCCTTGGACATTTTCAAGATTTTTCACAAAAAGCGGCTCGGACCTTTTCATAGCGTATTGTTCTAACCTTGGGCTTTGGCGGAATGTCTCTGTAAGCATATCGTCAATTAAATTTTGTTGAACGATACTAAAAGTAACTATGCCTATGCTGTATTTTCTAAGCTCGGGATGCGACAGCCTTTTGATTACTTCTTCGGTCACCGCCAGCGCCTCTTCTATATTTTGCTTGGTCTTGCCTCTGTCATAAACGCCGTTGACCTTGACAAATTTAATCGCTGATTGCCTGCCGCTAGGCGAAGGAAAGGTGTTAAGGCTGTTGTCGTAAAACAAGCGGTTGGAAAACGCAATTAGGCTCTCGTCCTTGCTGCGATAATGCCATCTTAAGTGAATCTCGGGCATATTAAGCGCCAAACAGTCGTCCAAAACGCTTTCTAGGTCTTCGCTTAAGATATCTTCTTCGTTGGTATTGATATTTTCAAAAAACGTGGTGGGCGGAAGCTGTTTGGGGTCGCCCACTATTATGGCGGTTTTGGTTCGGGACAGCGAGCCTACGGCCTTTGCCGTGGTAAGCTGGGAAGCCTCGTCAAATATAAGCAAGTCAAACGGCTCTTGCGGGTTGATATACTGCGCGACGGTTACAGGGCTCATCAATACGCACGGGGCGACTTTGGGCAAGATGTTGGGGATTTGCTCAAATAGTTTTTTGAGCGTGATATTTCTTGCCGAGCCCTTTATTGCGCGCTGAAAAATTCCAAGTTCAGACATCTGAGAAGACTTGATATCAAAATTGGGCAAATTCATTTTAAGGCGGGCGCTAAGCAATTGCCTTGATACCAGCCTGTATTTTTGCTCCAGTTCCTTAAACCGCCTTATTTTTTCCTCAAACAGCCTGCCGGTAAATTTATTTAGCTCGTTATCGTTTACCACAATATGTTCTATTATGGCTTTGAGCATAGCCTTTCTAAACGACGGCACAAGCACGTCATGGTCCAGCCCTTTGTCGTAAGCGTCAGTGACGGGTTTTAAGCCCATATTGACAAGCTCTTCCCTTAACTGATTATAAGCGCACCTTTCCTTTAGGCTGTCCATTGACCAAAGCGCCGCTTTATGCGACAAGGTGTTCAGCCACCACTGGCGCGCGCTTTGGATTTTTCTAAAATCTATTTTGAGCAAGCTATCAAGCTCGGATTTTGCCGTCTTAAATTTTTCATAATCGGATTTTAAGCTTTGCGGTAGAGGTATGGATTTTAATTTTAATATCTGGTCTTGTGTTAAAGCCGATAATGAAAGGCTTTTTTTATACGCGCTATATTCTTCCAAACTTTGCAAAACCGCCAAATAATTTTGGGACTTATATTGCGGAACGGTATCAAACACAAAGCCTTGGGACTTTTGCAAAGATTTAAGATTTTGCTGATATGCAAAAACTTGTTGGAAGTCTTGCAAAAAATTATCTTTATATTTCACGCCCGTTTTGGCGGCTTTTTTTAGCTGCTTTAAAATCTTGCGTTTTTTGAACGCTTTTTTTAACCCTTTGGCGTTTGTATAGTCTATGATAAGTTTTTGGTTAACCGGTCTAAAGGCGTCCAAATTATACCGCGCGCTTAGCGCGGATTTTATTTGTTCGGTCTTTATGCCAAGTTTTGCATAGTCAAATAGCTTTTCCAAAGCATCGTCTTGCAACTCTTCCAAATGCGGCGTTTCTGGGTAGTTTTGGGATAAATACGAGCAAATTTCAATAAAGTAACAAAATTGCTCATATTCGTCAATGGCGTTAATATCAATTGCCTGCCTTAAAATTTCGCAATAGCCCCGCAGCTGTCTTATAGCGGCCAAAAATTTATTTACGGCTTTGGCGCTTTCCAGTTTTAGCGAAAGCGAGTATTCGGTCTGGCCTATATGCTCTAGGTCCGAGCCGTTGGGATGGCCCATGTCCTGTCCTAAGGCTTTTAGCTCGTAGAGCTTATTTTCCAATAACTCTATCTTGTCCTTATCAAAGTTAATGACTATGTCTTGGTCCAACTCAAATTGGTCCAAAAAGTCATAGCTTATATACTCGTCAATCGCCTCAAACAGCGAAAAGCCGTATTTTTGGGGACGGTGCAGTTTTTGCATATACACTGCCAAGGCTTGACGGGTTTTTTCCAGCCTGTTTTGGACGCTTTTAAAGTCCTCGGGCTCGTAGACCTTGACTATCTCGCTGGTCTTTTTTAAGTTTTCCAAAACTTCTTTTTTGCTCGTTTTGTCCGAGTGAAGCTCAAGGCAAAAATCGCCTATGCCTATCTCTTCCAGCCTATTTTTGACGACGGACAGAGCCGCCATCTTTTCGGCGACAAACAGCACCCTTTTGCCCCTTAGCAAGGCGTTGGCGATAATATTGGTTATGGTCTGGGATTTGCCCGTGCCGGGCGGGCCGTGCAAAACAAAGCTCATATCTTTGTTGGCGAAATATATGGCTTCCAGCTGCGAACTGTCCGCCTCTATGGGCAAGATTATTTGCTCTTTTAGCCAGCGCTCGTCAATGTCGTTTATTTCCAGCGATGTCTTGTTAAACGGTATTCCGCTTATCAGCGCTTTTACTATGGGCGTTTTTTGGAAGCTGTCTAGACGGTTTCGGATATCGTGCCACATTACAATGCCCGAAAAAGAAAAATTGGAAATATAGCTTTCCTCTATGATATCCCAGCCGTGCTGATGCATCACCAGTTTTCTTACGATATTAAAAACGCTAAAAACATTAATGGAGTTGTCCGAGTTTTTGGGCAAGGGGTCAAGCCCGCCCGCTTCAAGAGAATATTGCTGCCTCAGCATTTCCAAAAGCGTGATATTAAAATGCGATTCGTCGTCGCGCGCTTTTAGGATATATCTTTTGGCGCTTTTTCTTATTAAGTCCAAAGGTATCAAAATCAAAGGCGCGTATAAAGGGCGCTGGGAGTTTTCGCTTTCATACCATTTCAGCAATCCCACCGCCAAATAAAGCGCGCACACGCCTTTTTCTTCTATGTTATATTTGTATTTTCTATATATATTGGTTATGGTGGATTTTAAGCGGTTCTCGTCCAACGCCGAGCGTAGCTTTCCTTTGGATAGTTCTTTGTTAAGGAGCTTTGAGTAAATTGACGAAATCCTTGCGCCTTGCGAAATATTAAAGTCCACCGCCAAGTCCTGCGCCTCTTTCATTATGGGCAGGATGTCATACTCGTTGCCGTTGCAAAAATGTGTGGCTAGATTATTGGGCGCGTCCGCCAAAACGGGCAGCGTGTTTTTGGTAATCTTAAAGTTAAGCAGTGAGTTTTTCAGCGTTAAGTCCAAAAGCTTTCGTTCCCAATACTTTTGCTTGGACAAAGGCTCGTCCAATTCTTTGGCCGAAAAAATCTTTAGCTTTTTGGGTTTAAGGTCGCCTTGTTCTTGGCCCGAATACTCTATCCGCCAGCCGTCTTGCCAAACCCTTTTGGGCATAGGGTAAATATGACTGAGGCGGCAGCGCTTGATATCCGTAAAATATATAAACTCCGCCTCGTTGGCTAAAGGCTCTTTTGACCATTCCATAGCGCTGTTAAAATCCAAAAAATTGCGCTTATCCAAAAATTTGGGATTGGCCAAAAACAGCTCGCCCAAAGCCGATTTTTTGGACAATTCCGCCAAGTCGGCATTGACGCAATCGGCAAAAGTGTCCTCGCCCAGCCACGCTCCGACCAAAATATACCGCTCAAACACCGCCAAAATCGGATTAAGGCCGATTTTTTCTAAAAGGCTGGCGTATAAAAGCGCGGCCTCAGTCAAAGTCGCTGTTTTGTTTTGCAGGGCGTTGTTAAGATTTACAACTTGACCGAGCGAGCGGCTGTCGTCTATAAAACTTATATTAAGCTCGCGGTCTTTCAAGGCGCAAAAAATAGAAGCCGCTTCCCCAAAAACCCTATTGGGCTCGCCCTTGTAGCCCAAAAAACTATTGGCTTTTCGCCATTTTTTCAGATAGCCAAGCGCGTCTTTCAGTATGGCTTTGGCGTCTATATTATCGGGCGTTACAAAACTCGCTATAAGCTCGGGCAAGATATTCGCGCCCGTCCAATAATCGTAAGGCAAAATTATAATGGGATTTTTTTGCAAAAACAGCTCTTGTCCTCGGGATTGGATTGACAAAACAATTTCGCCTTGGACTTTGTTTTCCAAAGCCGCTAGATAGTTATAGTCAAATTCTATGTTAAGGGTATTGACATCTATTTTTAGGTTTTTGGGCTAGATGTCAAGGCGATATTGGCATGGCTTAATCAAACCTTGCGGGCAAGACACGCCGATAACGACATCAAAAATATCTCGTTCGCTTAGGTTTTGGATAAATAACTCCTCAATAAGCCACGCGCCGTTAAAAACATACGAAAAATTTATAGCTTGAGAGGTGGAAAACTCCACTCTTAAAGTGTCCATATTATCTCCTATATAAATAGGATTATAACATATCGTTTTGACCAAATTCAATTGATACTTGTCAAGGATTGGCTTTTTTAATCTAATTTTAATCAATTGGAAATATATGGAATTTTACTATAATGCCGTTTAATCAGCTCATAATTATCTTTAATGCGAGTATCGTTTTGGTTTAGCCCAAACGCCTGTTTTGCGTAGTAATACGCTTTGTCATATAATTTTAACTCAAAACACGCCACGGACGCGATATCGGGCAGCGCGCTGTCCCAAGCGTAGCTTTGATTGATGTATGTTTTGGAGTCTTGTTTTATGTTTTGGGCTTGCTCGGCCATAAAAAAGACCGTTGTATAGTCTTTGTTATAATAAGCCGCAAGCGCCAATTCTACATAAGCCTCGCGCATATAAGGGCAATGCGCTATCGCCATAATATAATATTTATAGGCGGTAAGGTAGTCCGATTTGTTAAG is part of the Clostridiales bacterium genome and encodes:
- a CDS encoding DUF3320 domain-containing protein, whose protein sequence is MENKVQGEIVLSIQSRGQELFLQKNPIIILPYDYWTGANILPELIASFVTPDNIDAKAILKDALGYLKKWRKANSFLGYKGEPNRVFGEAASIFCALKDRELNISFIDDSRSLGQVVNLNNALQNKTATLTEAALLYASLLEKIGLNPILAVFERYILVGAWLGEDTFADCVNADLAELSKKSALGELFLANPKFLDKRNFLDFNSAMEWSKEPLANEAEFIYFTDIKRCRLSHIYPMPKRVWQDGWRIEYSGQEQGDLKPKKLKIFSAKELDEPLSKQKYWERKLLDLTLKNSLLNFKITKNTLPVLADAPNNLATHFCNGNEYDILPIMKEAQDLAVDFNISQGARISSIYSKLLNKELSKGKLRSALDENRLKSTITNIYRKYKYNIEEKGVCALYLAVGLLKWYESENSQRPLYAPLILIPLDLIRKSAKRYILKARDDESHFNITLLEMLRQQYSLEAGGLDPLPKNSDNSINVFSVFNIVRKLVMHQHGWDIIEESYISNFSFSGIVMWHDIRNRLDSFQKTPIVKALISGIPFNKTSLEINDIDERWLKEQIILPIEADSSQLEAIYFANKDMSFVLHGPPGTGKSQTITNIIANALLRGKRVLFVAEKMAALSVVKNRLEEIGIGDFCLELHSDKTSKKEVLENLKKTSEIVKVYEPEDFKSVQNRLEKTRQALAVYMQKLHRPQKYGFSLFEAIDEYISYDFLDQFELDQDIVINFDKDKIELLENKLYELKALGQDMGHPNGSDLEHIGQTEYSLSLKLESAKAVNKFLAAIRQLRGYCEILRQAIDINAIDEYEQFCYFIEICSYLSQNYPETPHLEELQDDALEKLFDYAKLGIKTEQIKSALSARYNLDAFRPVNQKLIIDYTNAKGLKKAFKKRKILKQLKKAAKTGVKYKDNFLQDFQQVFAYQQNLKSLQKSQGFVFDTVPQYKSQNYLAVLQSLEEYSAYKKSLSLSALTQDQILKLKSIPLPQSLKSDYEKFKTAKSELDSLLKIDFRKIQSARQWWLNTLSHKAALWSMDSLKERCAYNQLREELVNMGLKPVTDAYDKGLDHDVLVPSFRKAMLKAIIEHIVVNDNELNKFTGRLFEEKIRRFKELEQKYRLVSRQLLSARLKMNLPNFDIKSSQMSELGIFQRAIKGSARNITLKKLFEQIPNILPKVAPCVLMSPVTVAQYINPQEPFDLLIFDEASQLTTAKAVGSLSRTKTAIIVGDPKQLPPTTFFENINTNEEDILSEDLESVLDDCLALNMPEIHLRWHYRSKDESLIAFSNRLFYDNSLNTFPSPSGRQSAIKFVKVNGVYDRGKTKQNIEEALAVTEEVIKRLSHPELRKYSIGIVTFSIVQQNLIDDMLTETFRQSPRLEQYAMKRSEPLFVKNLENVQGDERDVILFSVCYGKDARGKLSLNFGPLNREGGWRRLNVAVSRAKYEMVVFSSITYDMINPAATTAQGVKALRGFLEYAQKGQDALSYKASHLQVSKQGLEEQMVNMLRQKGYDGLVNYGTSGYKINVAIKDPDNPDKFILGVMCDSIGYSKVKTVKDREISPFNVLKKLGWNIMRVWSLDFWDSPEKVINKIVKKIESLRKAGGVIIDDEDDIDIIDTPEDDLKEAVVQNALQAEYKAAAVPQKIIPSSYFSTELNQPHLIRITKMIIDAEYPVSYRVILKRVLASSGITRSGSRIEAQMRHVLDHIKCDSEIEGNNVFYWKKGANKKKYNIYRVNSNRNMDDISVYEIINAVRYIVQNQISLPKEALEEEVFNIFGAKKTEEGLRQIRRAIRYGLDNNIITSQNGKILAGENLTVFE